CAACTCTTGCTCTTGTTGTGGCTCCGACTCCGGCTCCAAATCAGCTTCCAAGTCAACACTGGTCTCCGGACCGTGATCAatacgctgctgctgctgatgctgctcctgttcctgctgAAAGAGTCCGCCACCATTTTGCAACTGAAGCTGCTCATGAGAAAACTCAGAGGCGTCTGGGAAAGTGTCGTCTTCTTGCTCCAATTCGTGTGGACGCTTGGCGGCCTCATCATCAAATTCACTTTCATCGGGAACGGCAATGGTGTCCATGTTGCAGTCACGGGTTCCCTTGCGAGGACTCTCCGCAACCAGATCATCGGACAACAATTGGCGACCCAATGTCTGCAGAGGATCGACAATTGCAATATGAGAGGGGGAGGTGGGTGGCGATCCAAAGTGAGGTACAAACTCGACGGCATTAGGATTGAGCTGCGAGTGCGATTCCAATTCAATGTTCTCTTTATTATCAAACAACTCTGGATGTGCTTCGGTTGGATTATGTTCCAGTTCCGGCTCCTGTTGTTGCTCACTTAGGCTGCTGGTGCCATAAGTAGTTGCCACCGAGCTGGGCTCATCCTCTTCCTCGTCGTGCAGCAATTGTTCCTCCTTTGGAGCATGTGCTTCATGTGGCAACAATGATTGCTGCACTTGCGGCTCCACTTCACCCGtggttgaagttgttgttgtcgtgttgGAGTTTGTTGAAAAGTCACCATCATTCTTAATCACCTCaacgtcttcttcttcttcgtaaGCCCTGAAGCCAGCTGCGCTGCCAATGCCGCTGCCGACGCCACTGCCAACTCCAACGCCATTGCCTAGACTCAAGTCCATGCCCAGCGACATGTACGCGTCACTGCTGCTCCCACCACCGACGCCGAAGCCAACGCCGTTGCCATTACCGTTGCCAACAGCAGTCATACCAATACCATTACCAGCACCAACGCCAAAggcgacgtcagcgtcagcgtcggcgTCGTTAAACTTTTCGCCGtagaattgttgttgctgctgctgcttttcgCTCTGCTGCacttctttaatatatttccatTCTTCTTCGTCATCGTGCTCACCATCGTGCTCTCCAGTCTTGGGATTTCCGATGTTGGGCACCAGCTCGGCAGCTACGTCTGCAGCATTGCCGGCGCTGCCAGCGTTTTGCAGACTCTCCGTCAGGCGATTTTGCAAAAAGTTGTCAAAGTGCGCGTTATCCTCGTGTTCCATTTTGCTCAGCAGCTGCTTTTCTCACCTTTTTTGCAATAAAccaattgctttttatttgtgtgtttttcgATTATCCGCTTCTTCGTAGTATCTTATTCGAAATGccaacaaaaatgtatgtgaTTCAGTCTGTGCTCTCGCTCACTCGTGATTCACACGCCGCTTCTTGGctcttctttctttctttcttgcaAATTCTCCTTTTGCTCTCGTGCCGCACCACTGACATACAcacagaacacacacacacgcacacaaacagcCGCCAATCACGaaattcttcttctccttttttGCGCAGTCCTGTTTCCCCTATGTGCACACAAGTTACTGACTTTTAACGCGCACGTACacacattaatattttaacaaacaGTTCAACGcagtgtaaaattaaaaacaattcgcaatttaaacttttctgTGCTTTCAGTTACTTTTGAAATTCACTTTGCCGACCGATTCTTGCGCACATACGACCTTCCAGCTTTCAAACAGAATTCACAATGTGTGCTCGATATAAGAATTCGATATTTTAGGTATGGTATCGAACACACTCACCATGGTGGAAAAATCAGTGTTGAATTTCAAAGTTAGTtttgatatatcgatatattcgATTAACTTGAAATGTCAAGTGCAGCCGCACCTCACTTAACTCTGGTCAATATTGCGTATTTCAGAGTTGAAACTTTATTCGCGCTTTTTAAACAGGCTTGGGGATcgcttaatataaaataaatcaaatagttCCCCCATAAATGTTGTCATTAAATCAAATCTGCTGTATCGCAGTAAAGGAGTTCTGAAccatttttaacaattattaataaaataatgtttactGTATTTGAACAATCAAGAATCAgtataatgtttaaaattcatttggcTTATTAGTGCTTGATAGTTAAGCATTGTGGCCCAAAGCCACGAGTCCTTTACGTGAAACCGTTTGAATGGTTCACTGTTCTTTAAATGATTcaaataatacttatttaaaatcatttcaacAATGGCATTTTGAACATTTAGTGATGGGCATTCCTCATTTGGCCACCATGAATCCTCTAGCGTACAACATTCGCTATCCATAATAAAATCACCATCATCCCACCAAAAAGGAACACCTTCGACCTTCCGACATTTCTGTAAACGCTCCTCCTCATTTTTCTCATATTGAATAAGGACATCCATGTACTTGGCATGAACATGTCGACCTGATTCTTGTGGAAGACCCAGGGCTGCCGCAACATTATCCCAATCATCCACATTAAGAGCTCCTCCCCTTGCTTTTACCAATAAGTACAACCTAAATAAGAaagataattaataataaaaattacaatttatattgttgaATTTACTTGAACATGTTGACGGTCCGCTCGAGGATCGTACACTCTGCATTCAGAGCACTACGCCTAAAGAAATTCTTCTCTTGTTGCTGCAGCGTGCTCCAATGCCAATGCGAGGGCCGCAAGCGTTCATTGTCAAATGTGAATAACTGTTGCGCTGGGTTCTCTTCTTGATATtcttccctttctctctcttctaaTCTGGACTGCTCTGTCGACGCCAATTTCTTGTGAAGCCCTGCTTGACTGCACGGTAGTTGCTCCTTTTGCTTGTTTACGCTTAACATTGCATGCTTGTTGTTTATATGTCGCATTAAATTGTGAAGTGATCCAGCGGCATATGTGCAATGCGGACATGGTTGGCACTGGGATACCGGTACCTTGCCTTTCTCATGGTTGCGTTCGTGCCGCTCTAGATTGTATGATCTGTTTGTGGTATACCTACATCCTTTTCTACCGCACCGAAGCTGCTCTCGAGTATTAATCATTCCTTTTATTGCAAAATAGCTAATATTGAGATGGCATAGCTGAATTCCAAATGTAGtttcagtgctgccaacttgttttaatacaatacaaaaacgGGCTGGCAGGCTTAGGTCTCGGATTAAAgcgcattttcattttgtgatcaattttcaaaatagtcTTAAATGAACTATTATCGTTTAAtagctagaattttaaaattgttggcagaatttttattgtaattttgtctaattttttgatgatttatttagaatttaatattacaaCTTCTTCCATCGAGTAGTGACAAACTGCCAACATTTATagaatcattattttttatattacctAATTACCTATAATTGGCCATTTTCAGAACTAATTTCAAAATAGAAACtttcttgaaatttataataatccAAGGGGAGTGCCTTCAAGCCAATTAAAACTCTTCCAAAAGGAACGAacgttttataattttatatgatttttttcaaatagtaatttatatcaataataaaacttcTATTCGTTAATCTGTGGAATAAAGGgttatatttgcatttgttcatttaaatataatttgttaatttaatataatttaattaagatcCTTTATTAACTAGGTGTCCAAATTAGCTTGATAACCGCTTGTTGCGTTTACATTGGAGTTGGAAatggaggcagcggcagagacGTTGGCAGTGGCGTTGGCAGAGACGGAGGCAGAGGTGGGATTGGTCACTTGAGTTTCGAGAAGACCGTACAAAGCATTGCTGCTAATCATCTGCTGTTGTCCGCTGCTGCTGACGTTGCCCAGCGAGATGCTGGAATTGGTGCCGCCACCAAGTTCCTGCAACATTTCGCCGACAATGTTGCccatgctgttgctgttgttgttggtggcatCATCGCCTGGTGGCATCTCAAGAATGTTAAGAAAGTCGTTGCCATTAaattcgttttgttgttgctgttgttgttgttgctgcttctgcatGCTACTCTGACTCTCCTTCATCAGCTTATCGTATTCCTGGAGCACACTGTTGAACTCGCCGATTTCCGCACGATTCCTCGTTATCACCTTGTGCTTGTAATAGTTGTGCACCTGGGTCAACGATGTCCCCGTCATGCTGAAGTACGCCTGCTCCAGAGGCGGCAGTTGCAGCATTGTAGACTTCTCCAGCTTCGCATCGATGTCGTAGTAACCGCGATATTCGGTGACAAAGCTGCGCAAGAACTCCTC
The genomic region above belongs to Drosophila innubila isolate TH190305 chromosome 3R unlocalized genomic scaffold, UK_Dinn_1.0 2_E_3R, whole genome shotgun sequence and contains:
- the LOC117790530 gene encoding uncharacterized protein LOC117790530; amino-acid sequence: MQTEHWGAMPATDEESSAFPSDKYVATAAKKPKMDEIRQRGEIMPIDKHDNIELKSSLVTQTIEVMKQTEVLQSLIDTYSNKNGTSNYLLNPCQMIPEVDFPPENAADLVGEQKFQKPIWFIPTVDTAFSRGDPQPYPEISSNICRHTLRKVMCGLLRLAGFTDCSETAVMLLTDATEEFLRSFVTEYRGYYDIDAKLEKSTMLQLPPLEQAYFSMTGTSLTQVHNYYKHKVITRNRAEIGEFNSVLQEYDKLMKESQSSMQKQQQQQQQQQNEFNGNDFLNILEMPPGDDATNNNSNSMGNIVGEMLQELGGGTNSSISLGNVSSSGQQQMISSNALYGLLETQVTNPTSASVSANATANVSAAASISNSNVNATSGYQANLDT
- the LOC117790438 gene encoding uncharacterized protein LOC117790438 is translated as MINTREQLRCGRKGCRYTTNRSYNLERHERNHEKGKVPVSQCQPCPHCTYAAGSLHNLMRHINNKHAMLSVNKQKEQLPCSQAGLHKKLASTEQSRLEEREREEYQEENPAQQLFTFDNERLRPSHWHWSTLQQQEKNFFRRSALNAECTILERTVNMFKLYLLVKARGGALNVDDWDNVAAALGLPQESGRHVHAKYMDVLIQYEKNEEERLQKCRKVEGVPFWWDDGDFIMDSECCTLEDSWWPNEECPSLNVQNAIVEMILNKYYLNHLKNSEPFKRFHVKDSWLWATMLNYQALISQMNFKHYTDS